The following proteins are encoded in a genomic region of Marasmius oreades isolate 03SP1 chromosome 10, whole genome shotgun sequence:
- a CDS encoding uncharacterized protein (BUSCO:EOG09262N10), protein MPVYTLHTFRPLLKKLVETPEYFTAVDLKIALNHLFSPECLAPEHIGAFLTALHIHRVERRPESLAIAASVLRERALKAIVVNGENDFVVDIVGTGGDGYNLFNVSTTAGVVAAGAGARVIKHGSKASTSSSGSADLLQALGCAFEPPPELSATPPEATPIPPIPFSFILAPHYHPSLAALASFRKNLPFRTMFNVLGPLINPAFPQGMVLGVAEPELGRRFAESLKEGGVMRGLVVCGYERLDEISCAGPTYAWELIDGQITEQTLTPDLFGLDSHPLVSVVGGNPVQNAETFRRVLNSGKNIPKDVKPVLDFILINASALLVVAGLASDYKEGVKLALESVVEGKAWQAFETFRKHSVS, encoded by the exons ATGCCTGTCTACACCCTTCACACGTTCAGACCTCTCCTCAAAAAGTTGGTCGAAACACCCGAATATTTCACTGCAGTCGATTTGAAGATAGCTTTAAACCATCTCTTTTCGCCCGAGTGTCTTGCACCAGAACATATCGGTGCCTTTCTAACGGCCCTCCATATCCACCGAGTGGAACGAAGACCGGAATCACTGGCTATTGCTGCGAGTGTTTTGCGAGAACGAGCTCTGAAGGCAATCGTCGTGAACGGTGAAAACGATTTCGTGGTAGACATAGTTGGAACCGGAGGAGATGGATACAATCTGTTCAACGTCAGCACAACTGCTGGGGTTGTTGCTGCAGGTGCTGGCGCGCGTGTTATAAAA CACGGAAGTAAAGCATCTACATCTTCTTCAGGTTCTGCGGATCTTCTTCAAGCTTTAGGATGCGCCTTCGAGCCACCGCCTGAACTCTCTGCCACACCGCCTGAAGCAACCCCGATACCACCAATTCCTTTTTCATTCATCCTCGCACCACATTATCATCCCTCACTTGCAGCCCTAGCATCATTCCGCAAAAATCTACCCTTCCGAACGATGTTCAACGTCCTAGGCCCCCTCATCAACCCTGCGTTTCCGCAAGGTATGGTGTTAGGAGTTGCCGAACCTGAGCTCGGAAGACGGTTCGCAGAGTCCTTAAAGGAAGGCGGCGTAATGCGTGGTCTCGTCGTTTGTGGATACGAACGACTGGACGAAATAAGTTGTGCTGGCCCAACATACGCGTGGGAGCTCATAGACGGTCAGATAACCGAACAAACGCTTACCCCAGACCTATTTGGATTGGATTCACATCCACTCGTATCCGTTGTTGGGGGGAATCCAGTTCAGAATGCGGAGACGTTCCGGCGAGTGTTGAATTCGGGCAAAAATATACCGAAGGATGTCAAACCTGTCCTGGACTTCATCTTAATAAATGCGTCCGCATTGTTGGTCGTAGCTGGGTTGGCCAGCGACTACAAAGAAGGCGTCAAGTTGGCGTTGGAGAGTGTAGTCGAAGGCAAAGCTTGGCAAGCTTTCGAAACGTTCCGGAAGCATTCGGTCAGCTAA